In Anthocerotibacter panamensis C109, the sequence ATGAGATCCAGGTCATGGAGGGTGTCAGGGGGCGCGTTCTGAACTACCAGCATCCGTGGGGGGTCAAAGCGCAACCGCAGCTTTCCGAGGCGGAAGCGGACCGTCCGGGTGATCAGCGACAGCGCAATATCAGGGCGCACCGCTAGCTTAAAGGGAGCCAAGTCTGCTGTGCTGATGCCGAGGGTTTGGGCTACCGCAGGTCGCATCATGACAAAGGCAGAACCGCTGTCGAGGAGGGTTTGAACGGGCAGATCCTGGCCCAGAAAAACCCTGGCATCTCGTCCGGCGTAGGGTAGCGTGACGGAAGAAGCGTAGAACGAGGGGTTGAGGGTCAGAGCAGACTGCCCCCCTCCCAACTGTAGTGAGAAGCGCCGGACTCCAGGCAGGGCACCGGGGGCAAGTCCCAAAAGCCCTTGGGCCAACGTCCGGCGAACGGTCTGGACAATGCTCGCCGCAGGCCCTTCCAGGGAACGTGCCACGAGCAGCGGCAGCGTTTGTTGCCAAGTTCCCAAGCTCAACAGGGCTTGCGTCCGCC encodes:
- a CDS encoding retropepsin-like aspartic protease, with product MYRRMLCTGLAGWGLTSAAQSQSLTQEVTVRVRPIQDQGYLLYGLDARIQGQPHTLLLDTGAQEHWIDARQTPVTADPAGMSYQVGYADGGQIQGGRTQALLSLGTWQQTLPLLVARSLEGPAASIVQTVRRTLAQGLLGLAPGALPGVRRFSLQLGGGQSALTLNPSFYASSVTLPYAGRDARVFLGQDLPVQTLLDSGSAFVMMRPAVAQTLGISTADLAPFKLAVRPDIALSLITRTVRFRLGKLRLRFDPPRMLVVQNAPPDTLHDLDLILGIPFLEQVQATWDLSQQVIYIGEHP